A DNA window from Xyrauchen texanus isolate HMW12.3.18 chromosome 6, RBS_HiC_50CHRs, whole genome shotgun sequence contains the following coding sequences:
- the LOC127644912 gene encoding gastrula zinc finger protein XlCGF8.2DB-like — MKEKEESEELKEEEKHQSQKPDDFITGEKSFSSPQTEKKRSRKRTQKRKDQKSYKCPQCEKSFTHKGNLKSHMRIHTGEKPFTCHQCGKSFKRKEILIKHMRVHTGEKPFTCSHCMKSFADKSNLFIHLRIHTGEKPFICYQCGKCFAHKEVLKRHMRIHTGEKPYTCSQCGKSFREARNLKNHLSLHSGEKSYSCDQCDKTFSSASVLRKHRKIHPVERPYMCSLCGKCFSHLNNLKEHQRKHTGVRDHVCSECGKAFYRAYDLKRHKRIHSGEKPYKCSYCEKSFSQSGVLIKHEGMHAGEKQYHCTSCGKSFIQSGSLQTHRKSIIQGCHRKIQQCVDTHKANS, encoded by the exons atgaaagagaaagaggaaAGTGAGGAACTGAaggaagaggaaaaacatcagtctCAGAAACCTGATGATTtcataactggagaaaaatcttttagTAGCCCACAGACTGAAAAGAAACGCTCAAGAAAAAGAACTCAAAAAAGAAAAGACCAAAAATCTTACAAATGCCCtcagtgtgaaaagagtttcacacatAAAGGAAACTTAAAAagccacatgagaattcacactggagaaaagcctttcacatgtcatcagtgtggaaaaagtttcaaaCGTAAAGAAATTCTTATCAAGcacatgagagttcacactggagaaaagcctttcacctgctctcaTTGTATGAAGAGTTTTGCAGATAAAAGCAACCTTTTTATTCAtctaagaattcacactggagagaagcctttcatcTGCTATCAGTGTGGAAAGTGTTTTGCACACAAAGAAGTTCTTAagcgtcacatgagaattcacactggagaaaagccttacacatgctctcagtgtggaaagagtttcagagaGGCACGTAATCTCAAAAATCATCTGTCCTTGCATTCTGGAGAAAAGTCATATAGCTGTGATCAGTGCGACAAAACATTTTCTTCAGCATCAGTCTTAAGAAAACACCGGAAGATTCATCCAGTTGAGAGGCCGTACATGTGTTCTCTTTGTGGAAAGTGTTTTTCACATCTGAACAATTTAAAAGAGCACCAGAGAAAACACACTGGTGTGAGGGATCATGTGTGCTCTGAGTGTGGTAAAGCTTTTTACAGAGCTTATGACTTGAAACGTCACAAAAGAATTCACagtggagaaaaaccttacaagtgttcatattgtgaaaagagtttcagtcAGTCAGGAGTCCTAATAAAACATGAGGGAATGCATGCTGGAGAGAAGCAgtaccactgcacttcatgtgggaagagtttcatcCAATCAGGCTCTCTACAGACTCATAGAAAAAGCATTATCCAGGGTTGTCACA GAAAGATACAACAATGCGTTGACACACACAAGGCCAATAGTTGA